In Perca fluviatilis chromosome 14, GENO_Pfluv_1.0, whole genome shotgun sequence, a genomic segment contains:
- the LOC120572319 gene encoding hepatoma-derived growth factor-related protein 2-like — protein sequence MMPGKSGDQFKPGDLVFAKMKGFPHWPARVCKPLDGHKKRVSVFFFGTHQLGHLPPENVVPYVGNKTKYGSGVRIKGFTEGMWEIQNTPAVGSKLKMPAQTAAKTTPAKPTSAAKTTPAKPAKATPAKPTSAAKPPTESTPGEPSPAEPDRKPAAGRVKRKKTAAPPPPAAAAAKTPTRASLRSAPEKPSDYEPTSERASASDVVSEAPANRRSSRRSASGGRREDTASSENKEEVDAEQQKERTPASPDVSAPGDHELKSAPAEMSENEGGRKEEEEEKEASDSQGVKRKRDGEEEEKEEEEEEEEEGTNQDSSEGTKEVATREPTPPESQGTKRKKEEEEKEEKKTKQDGDAGGKNEGGKRGRTAASRRVTTRRAEKEKEGEGEKAIQDERKAVTTKERRATASRKKEEEEEGGGGGGGSEENKARGRKDRRSENGRKNKEPEKQRIREQCSKKKGGRGGETEENKTG from the exons ATGATGCCGGGGAAAAGTGGTGACCAGTTCAAACCAGGAGACCTGGTCTTTGCCAAGATGAAGGGCTTCCCTCACTGGCCTGCCAGG gtgtgtaaGCCGCTCGACGGACACAAGAAGCGAGTGTCGGTCTTCTTCTTCGGGACCCATCAGCT AGGTCACCTCCCTCCGGAGAACGTCGTCCCCTACGTCGGCAACAAGACGAAGTACGGCAGCGGCGTCCGCATCAAGGGCTTCACGGAGGGCATGTGGGAGATCCAGAACACCCCGGCAGTCGGGAGCAAACTCAAA ATGCCAGCGCAAACTGCCGCCAAAACCACACCTGCAAAACCGACTTCTGCCGCCAAAACCACACCTGCAAAACCTGCCAAAGCCACACCTGCAAAACCAACTTCTGCGGCTAAACCCCCGACAGAATCCACTCCCGGTGAACCGTCTCCTGCCGAGCCGGACCGTAAACCCGCTGCCGGCAGAGTTAAGCGTAAGAAAACggcagctcctcctcctcctgctgctgctgcggccaAAACTCCCACGAGGGCTTCGCTGAGGTCGGCTCCGGAGAAGCCGTCCGACTACGAACCGACTTCTGAACGGGCTTCGGCTTCGGACGTCGTTTCCGAGGCTCCGGCGaacaggaggagcagcaggaggtcGGCTTCAGGAGGGCGCAGGGAGGACACGGCTTCGTCGGAGAATAAGGAGGag GTGGATGCTGAGCAGCAAAAGGAAAGGACACCTGCGAGTCCTGATGTCAGCGCTCCAG GCGACCACGAACTCAAGTCCGCGCCGGCAGAAATGTCCGAGAACGAGGGAGGAcggaaagaagaagaggaagagaaggaggcgTCAGACAGCCAAGGAGTCAAGAGGAAGAGAgacggagaggaggaagagaaggaggaagaggaggaggaggaggaggagggaacgAATCAGGACAGCAGCGAAGGAACGAAAGAAGTGGCGACGAGAGAGCCGACGCCGCCCGAGAGCCAgggaacaaaaagaaaaaaagaggaagaggagaaggaggagaagaaaacaAAGCAGGATGGAGACGCGGGAGGAAAGAAcgaaggaggaaagagagggagaacgGCAGCGAGCAGAAGGGTGACGACGAGGAGAGccgagaaagagaaagagggagaaggtGAAAAAGCAATACAAGATGAAAGGAAAGCCGTGACCACGAAAGAGAGGCGAGCAACAGCGAGTagaaagaaggaggaggaggaggagggaggaggaggaggaggaggaagtgaaGAAAACAAAGCACGCGGAAGGAAAGACAGAAGAAGTGAAAACGGAAGAAAGAACAAAGAGCCGGAGAAGCAAAGGATCAGAGAGCAATGCAGCaaaaagaaaggaggaagaggaggagagacagaggagaacaAAACGGGGTGA
- the wdr55 gene encoding WD repeat-containing protein 55 gives MAASTEHVEAASTETDPPEMDKQEAPETARDPETSDPEPAAEDPDSNPEPDSDEDEDGGEPPAPVVRDTPQDIRLEAIANTVALHPSRDVLVCGDVDGDVYAYAYSCTEGENRELWSSGHHMKSCRQVRFSADGLKLFSVSRDKAVHVLDAERGQLVTRIRGAHEAPIYSLLLVDENILATGDDAGTVKVWDMRKGTSIMEDKQHDDYISGIAVDQAKRILLTSSGDGTMGVFNIKRRRFELLSECQGGDLTCVALMKRGRKAVCGSSEGTVYIFNWNGFGAASDRFAIKAESVECILPVTDSIMCTASMDGYIRAVNLLPNRVIGCVGQHVGEPIEELAGSWDGRFLASSAHDQLLKFWDISGLPGTTVTEYRKRKKKDGRMKSLTKKAHGDNDFFSGLVEEEEEKKEEEEEEEGEDSDSGSD, from the exons ATGGCGGCGTCCACGGAACACGTTGAAGCCGCGTCCACAGAGACAGATCCCCCAGAAATGGACAAACAAGAAGCTCCAGAAACAGCCAGAGACCCCGAGACCTCGGACCCGGAGCCGGCCGCTGAGGACCCGGACTCGAATCCGGAACCGGACTCGGATGAGGACGAGGACGGAGGCGAGCCGCCCGCGCCGGTGGTCCGGGACACCCCGCAGGACATCCGCCTGGAGGCTATCGCCAACACGGTGGCCCTGCACCCGAGCAGGGACGTGCTCGTGTGCGGCGACGTGGACGGGGACGTGTACGCGTACGCGTACTCGTGCACGGAGGGGGAGAACCGCGAGCTGTGGTCCTCCGGGCACCACATGAAGTCGTGCCGACAGGTCCGCTTCTCCGCCGACGGGCTCAAGCTGTTCAGCGTCTCGCGGGACAAGGCCGTGCACGTGCTGGACGCGGAGCGCGGGCAGCTGGTGACCAGGATCCGCGGGGCGCACGAGGCTCCCATCTACAGTCTGCTGCTGGTGGACGAGAACATCCTGGCGACCGGGGACGACGCGGGAACcgtcaag GTTTGGGACATGAGGAAGGGAACGTCCATCATGGAAGATAAACAGCACGATGATTACATCAGTGGCATCGCTGTGGACCAGGCCAAGAGGATCCTCCTCACCTCCAg TGGCGACGGCACGATGGGCGTGTTCAACATCAAGCGGCGCCGCTTCGAGCTGCTGTCGGAGTGCCAGGGCGGCGACCTGACGTGCGTGGCGCTGATGAAGCGCGGCAGGAAGGCGGTCTGCGGCTCCAGCGAGGGCACCGTCTACATCTTCAACTGGAACGGCTTCGGCGCCGCCAGCGACCGCTTCGCCATCAAGGCCGAGTCCGTGGAGTGCATCCTGCCGGTCACAGACAGCATCATGTGCACCGCCTCCATGGACGGGTACATACG AGCCGTCAACCTCCTGCCCAACCGGGTCATCGGCTGCGTCGGGCAGCACGTCGGCGAGCCGATCGAAGAGCTCGCCGGGTCCTGGGACGGCCGCTTCCTGGCCAGCAGCGCCCACGACCAGCTCCTCAAGTTCTGGGACATCTCCGGCCTGCCCGGCACCACCGTCACCGAGTACcgcaagaggaagaagaaggacgGGCGCATGAAGTCTCTCACCAAGAAGGCCCACGGAGACAACGACTTCTTCTCGGGACtcgtggaggaagaggaggagaagaaggaggaggaagaggaggaggaaggggaggacaGCGACAGTGGCAGCGATTAG